In Acidobacteriota bacterium, the following proteins share a genomic window:
- a CDS encoding metallophosphoesterase family protein — MLNSEQDNPKLLRRIGLLGDIHCEDGRLAAALAFFQTQQLDLVCAVGDLVDGPGDVNRTIELLRAHQVIAVRGNHERWLFAGEMRSLPEVTSRFDLRSSAWEYLPQLPTLRRLETVAGRALLCHGLGADDMAGVWPADDVLRIHSNYPLWQLVSRREYRFVLNGHTHQRLVRSFGEAGDELTIINAGTLYRQHRPCVCVADFGAGTVQFFDLVAELAAGQFNLVAAETFRFPVAPVL, encoded by the coding sequence ATGCTGAACTCCGAGCAAGACAATCCAAAGCTGCTGCGGCGCATCGGCCTGCTGGGCGACATCCATTGCGAAGACGGGCGGCTGGCGGCGGCGCTGGCGTTTTTCCAAACGCAGCAACTCGACCTGGTGTGCGCCGTGGGCGACCTCGTGGATGGGCCGGGCGATGTGAATCGCACCATCGAATTGCTGCGCGCACATCAGGTCATCGCGGTACGGGGCAATCACGAACGCTGGCTGTTCGCGGGCGAGATGCGCAGCTTGCCGGAGGTGACTTCGCGGTTCGATTTGCGTTCTTCGGCTTGGGAATACCTGCCGCAACTGCCGACGTTGCGGCGGTTAGAGACAGTCGCTGGGCGCGCGCTGCTCTGTCATGGTTTAGGGGCGGATGATATGGCGGGTGTCTGGCCAGCGGATGATGTGTTGCGGATTCATTCCAACTATCCGCTCTGGCAACTGGTCAGCCGGCGCGAATACCGGTTTGTGCTCAACGGGCACACGCATCAACGGCTGGTGCGTAGCTTTGGCGAGGCCGGGGACGAATTGACGATCATCAATGCCGGGACGCTTTACCGGCAGCATCGCCCCTGTGTGTGCGTGGCGGATTTCGGTGCGGGCACGGTGCAGTTTTTTGATCTGGTGGCGGAGTTGGCCGCCGGGCAATTCAATTTGGTGGCGGCGGAGACGTTTCGTTTTCCGGTGGCACCGGTGCTGTGA
- a CDS encoding ribosome maturation factor RimP — protein sequence MKLDPRVQELVERLVVRQGLELVHVEWADGRQKTLCVYIDKPGGVTVDDCAEVSRQLSVHLDVEDFIPTHYLLEVASPGLDRGLYKAADYERFAGLPAHVKLSEPLNGQRNFHGKLLGLDKEGELQTDWAALLEDETGKQQRLPLAKILKANVEIEP from the coding sequence GTGAAACTTGATCCGCGCGTTCAGGAATTGGTCGAGCGCTTGGTTGTTCGTCAAGGGTTGGAGTTGGTGCATGTCGAATGGGCTGACGGACGGCAAAAGACTTTGTGCGTGTACATTGACAAGCCGGGCGGGGTGACGGTGGATGATTGCGCGGAAGTCAGTCGCCAGTTAAGCGTGCATCTGGATGTTGAGGATTTCATCCCCACGCATTACTTACTGGAAGTCGCTTCGCCGGGGTTGGATCGCGGGTTGTACAAGGCGGCGGATTATGAGCGCTTCGCCGGGTTACCTGCCCACGTGAAGTTGTCAGAACCGCTCAACGGCCAACGCAATTTTCACGGCAAACTGCTTGGGTTGGACAAAGAAGGCGAGCTTCAAACGGATTGGGCGGCCCTGCTCGAAGATGAAACCGGGAAACAGCAGCGGCTGCCGCTGGCGAAGATTTTGAAAGCGAACGTTGAAATAGAACCCTAG
- the nusA gene encoding transcription termination/antitermination protein NusA: MNLSSIAQNIELLSKEKKIDPSVIISAIEDAVVTASRKQFRTGEDLHARYNLDGGTIELYAIKTVVEVVEDPARELTVPEANDEVGEGAEVGDMLELPRPMEDLGRIAAQTAKQIILQKVREAERNNVYEEYIGRLGELVNGFIKRFESGKMIFDLGNGVEAVMPKSQQSRVENFTQGERLRCVISNVNKESRGPQIEVSRTSPEMVKRLFEMEVPEIYDGTVVIKAAVREPGDRAKIAVMSNERDVDPVGACVGMKGSRVQSIIRELRGEKIDIIEWSEDPAIFAANALSPAKVSKVTVLDFEQKKLQVTVENEQQSLAIGKRGQNVRLAARLVGWDIDIRSEEEMKREIATQMEQMLSSPVVPLTFIEGITPSDSETLAEHGIETIEQLADASVDDICDWLDLSVDEAEDLIVTAQEIAEARRERLAVPGDDDYVEEFEGEEAGVEAYEEADEEPGVEMGEETGVANAEDATKTAAEEVAEEVVEPIAVADTADTTAVAAPATAAAQAPEEE, encoded by the coding sequence ATGAATCTGAGTTCCATTGCACAAAACATCGAGTTGCTCAGCAAAGAGAAGAAGATTGACCCCTCGGTCATCATCAGCGCGATCGAAGATGCAGTCGTTACCGCGTCGCGCAAGCAGTTCCGCACCGGCGAAGATTTACACGCGCGCTACAACTTGGATGGCGGCACGATTGAGTTATATGCGATCAAAACCGTAGTCGAGGTTGTGGAAGACCCGGCGCGCGAGTTGACCGTCCCCGAAGCCAATGACGAAGTCGGCGAAGGCGCCGAAGTCGGCGACATGCTCGAATTGCCGCGCCCGATGGAAGATTTGGGCCGCATCGCCGCCCAGACCGCCAAGCAGATCATTCTGCAAAAGGTGCGCGAGGCCGAACGCAACAACGTTTACGAGGAATACATCGGGCGGCTAGGCGAATTGGTCAACGGCTTCATCAAACGCTTTGAGAGCGGCAAGATGATTTTCGACCTGGGCAATGGCGTCGAAGCCGTGATGCCCAAATCGCAGCAATCGCGCGTCGAGAACTTCACGCAAGGCGAACGCCTGCGCTGCGTCATTAGCAATGTGAACAAGGAATCACGCGGCCCGCAGATTGAGGTTTCGCGCACCAGCCCGGAAATGGTCAAGCGGCTGTTTGAGATGGAAGTGCCCGAAATTTATGACGGCACCGTGGTCATCAAGGCCGCCGTGCGCGAACCGGGCGACCGCGCCAAGATCGCTGTGATGTCCAACGAACGCGACGTTGATCCGGTGGGGGCTTGCGTGGGCATGAAAGGCTCGCGCGTGCAATCCATCATCCGCGAGTTGCGCGGCGAAAAGATTGACATCATCGAATGGTCGGAAGACCCCGCCATCTTTGCCGCCAACGCGCTCTCGCCCGCCAAGGTCAGCAAAGTAACGGTGCTCGATTTCGAGCAAAAGAAATTGCAGGTGACCGTTGAAAATGAACAGCAGTCGCTGGCGATTGGCAAACGCGGCCAGAACGTGCGGTTGGCCGCGCGCTTAGTGGGCTGGGACATTGACATCCGCAGCGAAGAAGAAATGAAGCGCGAGATCGCGACGCAGATGGAGCAGATGCTCTCTTCGCCGGTCGTCCCGCTGACCTTTATTGAAGGCATTACGCCCTCTGACTCTGAAACGCTGGCCGAACATGGCATCGAGACCATCGAACAACTGGCCGATGCCTCGGTGGATGACATCTGCGACTGGCTCGATCTGAGCGTGGATGAGGCGGAAGACCTGATTGTCACCGCCCAGGAAATTGCCGAGGCGCGCCGCGAACGCCTGGCCGTCCCGGGCGACGATGATTATGTGGAAGAGTTTGAAGGCGAGGAGGCCGGGGTTGAGGCATATGAAGAAGCCGATGAAGAACCCGGCGTGGAGATGGGTGAAGAAACCGGTGTAGCGAACGCAGAGGACGCCACCAAAACCGCGGCTGAGGAAGTCGCTGAAGAGGTCGTCGAGCCGATTGCCGTAGCAGATACGGCAGACACGACGGCGGTTGCCGCGCCAGCAACGGCGGCAGCACAAGCCCCTGAAGAAGAATAG
- the infB gene encoding translation initiation factor IF-2, whose translation MGSIANKVRVYDLAKELKLENRKVIEDARRLGVDVSVPSNTLPDAVADKIREMYFPKKEQAATPRTARLIKHAVPPPGTAQADVMPTAPLPGAPVTTPAVRTPQPVAPVSALAEAAPPAQEVRKLSTQPLGTRPVKPAPAAELPPVAMPAPADVAEIRAETLVPLPAIAPPAAPALTAEPEAEQAIQEESITPAPALAPLAEPVESPAAPITEAPAAAPPAPAPSRPAGPAVTKLDVPPITKQMPATTGALPASARAPHGHGQPHGQPANRTTVIKLAPAKPFQPQPQQPQPRIGRDGRTGQLRQPGQTGQLGQAGAPGQTGPLGREGRGAPRTGEAGAAGDRKRAPGVHLLESGKPQLHTYVPPPDARHKGRHTTHRKGDKDATPDRQNQLRKGFQAPQPQVRQAPVELKPLRLVEGTTVREFAEKAEAKPRDVVAELMKRGVMATINQVLNPDLAKDLGRLYGWDVTFGEFEEMMVESEFEITPEAMDDTEMRAPVVTVMGHVDHGKTSLLDAIRSARVAEGEAGGITQHIGAYSVQVANPDNPVELRRVVFLDTPGHEAFTMMRARGAKVTDIVVLVVAADDGVMPQTIEAIEHAKAANVPIIVAINKIDKGDANPERVKKELADRGLLWDSWGGDTTMVEVSAKMRQNVNGVLEMILLQADLMDLKANPKRMATGTVLEAKLDRGRGAVATVLVQNGSLKVGEPFIVGNYFGKVRALMNDRGERVTEVGPAMPVEVLGLEGVPGAGDQFQVVDDISKAQQISQFRQAKARTTALARSAARGLDQLAMQMETGEVKELLVILKADVQGSVEVLKDTLLKLSTDKVKVRIIRAGVGAITYDDVLLASASNATSVGAATVIIGFNVRPEARAEEIAKQEEVDIRLHSIIYKVEEEIRNAMIGMLDATTKEVVLGKASVRDIIRVPKIGNIAGCLVLNGLIKRTAQARLIRDNVVIFEAPIGSLRRFKDDVSEVQQNFECGITIERFNDYKVGDVIEAYVTEKVAATKL comes from the coding sequence ATGGGGTCCATCGCTAATAAGGTCCGAGTTTACGATCTAGCAAAAGAACTCAAGCTCGAAAATCGCAAAGTCATCGAAGATGCCCGCCGCCTGGGTGTGGACGTGAGCGTTCCCTCGAACACGCTGCCGGATGCCGTCGCGGACAAAATCCGCGAAATGTATTTCCCGAAAAAAGAGCAAGCCGCCACGCCTCGCACGGCCCGTTTGATCAAACATGCGGTTCCGCCGCCGGGCACGGCGCAGGCCGACGTGATGCCCACAGCGCCTTTGCCGGGTGCGCCTGTCACAACTCCGGCAGTACGAACTCCGCAACCAGTTGCGCCCGTGTCCGCGCTTGCCGAGGCCGCGCCACCCGCGCAAGAAGTCCGCAAACTTAGCACGCAACCGCTCGGCACGCGCCCGGTCAAACCTGCGCCCGCAGCCGAACTGCCGCCCGTTGCCATGCCCGCGCCTGCCGACGTTGCCGAGATACGCGCGGAAACGCTCGTGCCTCTGCCCGCAATTGCGCCGCCGGCAGCGCCCGCGCTGACGGCTGAACCTGAAGCAGAGCAAGCAATCCAGGAGGAGTCAATTACACCCGCACCCGCCCTCGCACCGCTGGCTGAACCTGTTGAAAGCCCGGCGGCTCCTATAACAGAGGCACCTGCCGCCGCGCCGCCCGCGCCTGCGCCGTCCAGGCCAGCCGGGCCAGCCGTTACGAAACTGGACGTGCCGCCGATCACCAAGCAGATGCCGGCGACGACGGGAGCTTTACCAGCTTCAGCGCGCGCGCCGCACGGTCATGGGCAACCACATGGACAACCGGCAAACCGCACGACAGTGATCAAACTGGCGCCAGCCAAACCCTTTCAGCCGCAGCCCCAACAACCTCAACCGCGCATCGGGCGCGATGGACGCACGGGGCAATTGCGGCAGCCGGGCCAGACGGGCCAGTTAGGTCAAGCCGGAGCTCCTGGCCAAACCGGGCCGCTGGGGCGCGAAGGCCGTGGCGCTCCACGGACGGGTGAGGCGGGAGCGGCAGGCGACCGAAAGCGCGCTCCCGGTGTCCATTTGCTGGAATCGGGCAAACCGCAATTGCACACCTACGTGCCACCGCCAGACGCGCGTCATAAAGGCCGACACACCACACATCGCAAGGGCGACAAGGATGCTACGCCTGATCGGCAGAACCAATTGCGCAAGGGCTTCCAAGCGCCCCAGCCGCAAGTGCGGCAAGCCCCGGTCGAGTTGAAACCGTTGCGCCTGGTTGAAGGCACCACCGTGCGCGAATTCGCCGAGAAAGCTGAAGCTAAACCGCGCGATGTGGTGGCTGAATTGATGAAGCGCGGGGTGATGGCCACGATCAATCAGGTACTCAATCCTGATCTGGCCAAAGACCTGGGCAGGCTCTATGGCTGGGACGTCACCTTCGGCGAATTCGAAGAGATGATGGTCGAGTCCGAATTCGAGATCACGCCCGAGGCGATGGACGACACCGAAATGCGCGCTCCCGTCGTCACCGTGATGGGCCACGTAGACCACGGCAAAACCAGTTTGCTGGACGCCATTCGCTCAGCCCGCGTGGCCGAGGGCGAAGCGGGCGGCATCACGCAGCACATCGGCGCCTATTCGGTCCAAGTGGCCAACCCGGATAATCCGGTGGAACTGCGCCGCGTCGTATTCCTCGATACGCCGGGCCACGAAGCCTTCACGATGATGCGCGCCCGGGGCGCCAAGGTCACGGACATCGTCGTCTTGGTCGTGGCCGCCGATGACGGCGTCATGCCGCAAACCATCGAAGCCATCGAACACGCCAAAGCCGCCAACGTCCCGATCATCGTGGCGATCAACAAGATTGATAAAGGCGATGCCAACCCTGAACGCGTCAAGAAAGAATTGGCTGATCGCGGCCTGCTCTGGGATAGCTGGGGCGGCGACACCACGATGGTCGAGGTTTCGGCGAAGATGCGGCAAAACGTCAACGGCGTGCTGGAAATGATTCTGCTGCAAGCCGACCTGATGGATTTGAAAGCCAATCCGAAACGCATGGCCACGGGCACCGTGCTCGAAGCCAAACTGGATCGCGGACGCGGCGCAGTCGCCACCGTGCTCGTTCAGAACGGCTCGCTCAAAGTCGGCGAACCGTTCATCGTCGGCAACTATTTCGGCAAGGTGCGCGCCCTGATGAATGATCGCGGCGAACGTGTCACCGAAGTCGGCCCCGCCATGCCGGTCGAAGTGCTCGGTCTGGAAGGCGTGCCCGGCGCGGGCGATCAATTCCAAGTGGTGGACGACATCAGCAAGGCGCAACAGATTTCCCAGTTCCGCCAGGCCAAAGCCCGCACCACGGCGCTCGCGCGTTCGGCGGCGCGCGGTCTGGATCAACTGGCGATGCAAATGGAGACCGGCGAGGTCAAGGAACTGCTCGTCATTCTCAAGGCCGACGTGCAAGGCTCGGTCGAAGTGCTCAAGGATACCTTGCTGAAACTTTCGACCGACAAGGTCAAAGTCCGCATCATCCGGGCCGGTGTCGGCGCGATTACTTATGACGACGTGTTGCTGGCCAGCGCCTCAAACGCGACTTCGGTTGGCGCGGCCACCGTCATCATCGGCTTCAACGTGCGCCCCGAAGCGCGCGCCGAAGAAATCGCCAAACAGGAAGAGGTGGACATTCGCTTGCACTCGATCATTTACAAGGTCGAGGAAGAGATTCGCAACGCGATGATCGGCATGCTCGACGCGACGACCAAAGAAGTCGTGCTGGGCAAGGCCTCCGTCCGCGACATCATCCGCGTGCCCAAGATCGGCAACATCGCCGGTTGTCTGGTGCTCAACGGTTTGATCAAACGCACCGCGCAGGCGCGCCTCATCCGCGACAACGTGGTGATTTTTGAAGCGCCCATCGGCAGCTTGCGCCGCTTCAAGGACGATGTCAGCGAAGTGCAGCAGAACTTCGAATGCGGCATCACCATCGAACGCTTCAACGATTACAAAGTCGGCGATGTGATTGAGGCGTATGTGACCGAGAAAGTTGCCGCCACTAAGTTGTAG
- the rbfA gene encoding 30S ribosome-binding factor RbfA, whose amino-acid sequence MSYRTHRLPHVFREEISKVLLRELRDKCPGLPSITEVKVSPDLSTARVFISVFGSPELQREAVLKLNEQAGYVRKLLGQRLRLRRVPELRFVFDDALEHGQRMMEIFQEIAKELPPDDSPAEPLAPDGTAPAATG is encoded by the coding sequence ATGTCGTACCGCACCCACAGATTGCCCCACGTCTTTCGCGAAGAAATCAGCAAGGTGTTGCTGCGCGAATTACGCGATAAATGTCCCGGCCTCCCTTCAATCACCGAAGTCAAAGTCAGTCCCGATCTCAGCACGGCCCGCGTCTTCATCAGTGTTTTCGGTTCTCCGGAATTACAACGTGAAGCGGTTCTGAAGCTCAATGAGCAGGCGGGCTATGTGCGCAAGTTGCTCGGACAACGGCTGCGGCTACGGCGTGTACCCGAATTGCGGTTCGTGTTTGATGACGCACTCGAACACGGTCAGCGCATGATGGAAATCTTTCAAGAAATCGCAAAGGAGTTACCCCCCGACGATTCGCCTGCGGAACCGCTCGCGCCTGATGGTACGGCGCCCGCGGCCACGGGTTGA
- a CDS encoding bifunctional oligoribonuclease/PAP phosphatase NrnA produces the protein MLGQVIDLIERHQRFAITTHIRPDGDGLGSSLALGWILRGLGKEAEVITRDQVPHAYLRLPGSAEIRVLPDTDQAYDAVFVIECSDVERPGLPSLKDQLVVNIDHHSTTALYGNINWIDSTAAAVGEMIYNLAKAIGAKITPEIASCVYAALLTDTGSFHFSNTTERTFKIASELVRHGAQPAKLSQAIFYNYPYAKVCLVGEVLSTLQRDETGRIAWITMSKDAMERTGATEDDSDGIINYPLTVGDVEAVAFFRELSNDTFRISLRSKNRVNVARVAEHFGGGGHCNAAGFTVKADFAELTQQVLDELKEAVRNAPLAVNGSAREIRPR, from the coding sequence ATGTTAGGTCAGGTAATTGATTTGATTGAGCGCCATCAGCGCTTCGCCATCACCACACACATCCGACCGGATGGCGATGGGTTGGGTTCGTCACTCGCGCTTGGCTGGATTTTGCGCGGCCTCGGCAAAGAAGCCGAAGTCATCACGCGCGACCAGGTGCCACACGCGTATTTGCGGCTGCCCGGTTCCGCCGAAATCCGCGTGCTGCCGGATACGGATCAAGCGTATGACGCCGTCTTTGTCATCGAATGCAGCGATGTCGAACGGCCCGGCTTGCCCAGTCTGAAAGACCAGTTGGTCGTCAACATTGATCATCATTCGACGACCGCGCTTTACGGCAATATCAACTGGATTGATTCGACCGCCGCCGCCGTGGGCGAGATGATTTACAACCTCGCCAAAGCCATCGGCGCCAAGATTACCCCCGAAATCGCCAGTTGCGTTTACGCCGCGCTTTTGACCGACACCGGCTCCTTCCACTTTTCCAACACCACCGAACGCACCTTCAAAATCGCCAGCGAACTCGTGCGCCACGGCGCGCAACCGGCCAAACTCTCGCAGGCGATTTTTTATAACTACCCATATGCCAAGGTCTGTCTGGTGGGCGAAGTGCTCTCGACTTTGCAGCGTGACGAGACGGGCCGCATCGCCTGGATCACGATGAGCAAGGACGCGATGGAACGCACCGGCGCGACCGAAGACGATTCGGACGGCATCATCAATTACCCGCTCACAGTGGGCGATGTCGAAGCCGTGGCCTTCTTCCGCGAATTGTCCAACGACACGTTCCGCATTTCGCTGCGGTCAAAGAACCGCGTCAACGTGGCCCGCGTGGCCGAACATTTTGGCGGCGGTGGCCATTGCAATGCCGCCGGGTTCACCGTGAAAGCGGATTTCGCTGAACTGACGCAGCAGGTGCTGGACGAGTTGAAAGAGGCCGTCCGGAATGCGCCGCTTGCTGTCAATGGCAGCGCGCGCGAAATCAGGCCGCGCTGA
- a CDS encoding radical SAM protein — MNDTKFDLDECSLAELSGRAAGPTRSPILQIHPSLRCNLACAHCYSNSGPTARTELDVQTVCEVITDAAALGYAVVSVAGGEPLMYRGLEEVLNHAKTLGLRTTVTTNGYFTQPKLLERLRPLVDVLAISLDGPPDVHNQIRGSARAFAQLEAGLAQVRAAQIPFGIIHTVTQQNWEHLLWVAEFAAAQGAKLLQLHPLELAGRASDRMTEAAADEEALAKVYLLSFALRQKYAETMAVQLDVLHQEDLREEPGLVYAGELAANPKPAQLHGLLVLEADGTVVPLSYGFARRYQLCNVREQRLAAAWPSYLARAYPAFKQLCQEVYVDLCNANGPPLVNWHEVMVARSQAAFETQLQAAA, encoded by the coding sequence ATGAACGACACAAAGTTCGACCTGGACGAGTGTTCGTTGGCGGAGCTTTCTGGTAGGGCGGCAGGCCCTACCAGAAGCCCGATTTTGCAAATCCATCCCTCGCTGCGCTGCAATCTGGCTTGCGCGCATTGTTATTCCAACTCCGGCCCGACGGCGCGCACGGAACTGGATGTACAAACCGTTTGCGAGGTCATCACCGACGCGGCGGCTTTGGGCTACGCAGTTGTTTCAGTCGCGGGCGGCGAGCCGCTGATGTATCGCGGATTGGAGGAAGTGCTCAACCACGCCAAAACCTTGGGGCTGCGCACCACCGTCACGACCAATGGCTATTTCACACAGCCGAAACTGTTGGAGCGGTTGCGTCCATTGGTGGACGTGCTGGCCATCAGTCTGGATGGGCCGCCCGATGTGCATAACCAGATTCGCGGCTCGGCGCGGGCCTTTGCGCAATTGGAGGCCGGTTTGGCGCAGGTGCGCGCGGCGCAAATTCCCTTCGGCATCATCCACACCGTAACGCAACAGAATTGGGAGCACTTGCTCTGGGTCGCGGAGTTTGCCGCTGCCCAAGGAGCCAAACTGTTGCAACTGCATCCGCTCGAACTGGCCGGACGCGCGAGTGACCGGATGACCGAGGCGGCAGCGGATGAAGAAGCGCTGGCGAAGGTTTATCTGCTGTCTTTTGCGTTGCGGCAGAAATATGCCGAGACAATGGCCGTGCAACTGGACGTGCTGCATCAGGAAGATTTGCGTGAGGAACCGGGCTTGGTTTACGCGGGCGAACTAGCCGCCAACCCAAAGCCAGCACAACTTCATGGTTTGTTGGTGTTGGAAGCGGACGGGACAGTCGTCCCGCTCTCGTATGGCTTTGCGCGGCGTTATCAGCTTTGCAATGTGCGGGAGCAGCGGTTGGCGGCGGCGTGGCCGAGTTATTTAGCGCGCGCGTATCCGGCCTTCAAACAATTGTGCCAGGAGGTTTATGTTGATTTATGCAATGCCAACGGCCCGCCGCTGGTCAATTGGCACGAAGTGATGGTGGCGCGTAGCCAGGCAGCGTTTGAAACACAGCTTCAAGCGGCGGCGTGA
- a CDS encoding transcriptional regulator, with protein sequence MRVRLRFDARQYGELLAHVTPVVIHTEKEYDRVVAAINVLLNKRKDITPEEDQLLDLLSLLVERYEDEHYDFEDAAPHEVLQHLMEARDLAQKELVPLFGSSGRASEAINGVRPISKVQAKALAQFFKVSAELFI encoded by the coding sequence ATCAGAGTCAGACTACGGTTCGATGCGCGGCAGTACGGCGAGCTTTTGGCGCACGTCACGCCAGTCGTCATTCATACCGAGAAAGAATACGACCGCGTTGTTGCGGCGATTAACGTGCTGCTAAACAAACGCAAAGACATCACGCCCGAAGAAGATCAACTGCTCGATCTATTGTCACTGTTGGTCGAACGATATGAGGACGAACATTACGATTTCGAGGACGCCGCGCCGCACGAGGTCTTGCAACATTTGATGGAAGCGCGCGACTTGGCGCAGAAAGAGTTGGTGCCACTGTTCGGTTCCAGTGGCCGCGCGTCCGAAGCCATCAACGGCGTCCGTCCGATCAGCAAGGTGCAGGCGAAAGCCTTGGCGCAATTTTTCAAAGTCTCGGCGGAGCTATTCATTTGA
- a CDS encoding type II toxin-antitoxin system HigB family toxin: MRILTRKPLAQFWATYPDAETPLRSWISLTKRASWKTFVEVQADFPHADLVGDCIVFNIGGNKYRLIVDIDFPRQRVYIRAVLTHKEYDRGKWKDDCNCKT; the protein is encoded by the coding sequence ATGAGAATTTTGACGCGCAAGCCTCTTGCTCAATTTTGGGCGACGTACCCTGATGCTGAAACACCACTGCGTAGCTGGATTTCGCTAACGAAGCGCGCAAGCTGGAAAACATTCGTTGAGGTACAAGCTGATTTTCCACACGCGGATTTGGTTGGTGACTGCATCGTTTTCAACATCGGCGGAAACAAGTACCGGCTAATCGTTGATATCGATTTTCCAAGGCAGCGCGTATACATTCGCGCCGTCCTCACCCACAAGGAGTACGATCGTGGGAAATGGAAAGATGACTGCAACTGTAAAACCTAA